In Vigna unguiculata cultivar IT97K-499-35 chromosome 3, ASM411807v1, whole genome shotgun sequence, a single genomic region encodes these proteins:
- the LOC114178143 gene encoding lysophospholipid acyltransferase 1-like, giving the protein MAMDSMAASIGVSVPVLRFLLCFAATVPLSFICRFLPRGLPKHLYSAAVGVVLSYLSFGVSSNLHFLVPMFLGYASMLLFRPRCGILTFFLGFGYLIGCHVYYMSGDAWKEGGIDATGALMVLTLKVISCAVNYNDGLLKEEGLREAQKKYRLVKLPSLLEYIGYCLCCGSHFAGPVYEMKDYLDWTEEKGIWSPEAKGPSPSPYGATIRALLQAGFCMAMYLNLVPHFPLSKFTDPTYHEWCFWKKLSYQYMSGFTARWKYYFIWSISEASIIISGLGFSGWTDSSPPKPRWDRAKNVDIIGVEFAKSAVTIPTVWNIQVSTWLRHYVYERLIQSGKKPGFFQLLATQTVSAVWHGLYPGYIIFFVQSALMIAGSRVIYRWQQAVPPTKALAKNVLVIMNFAYTLLVLNYSCVGFMVLSLNETLASYGSVYYVGTIVPVVTILLGKVIKPGRPARSKAEKEQ; this is encoded by the exons ATGGCCATGGATTCCATGGCCGCTTCCATCGGAGTCTCCGTACCGGTGCTCCGCTTCCTCCTTTGCTTTGCCGCTACCGTTCCCCTTAGTTTTATCTGCCGCTTCCTACCCCGCGGCCTACCCAAGCACCTTTACTCCGCCGCCGTTGGCGTCGTCCTCTCCTACCTCTCCTTCGGCGTCTCCTCCAACCTTCACTTCCTCGTACCTATGTTCCTTGGCTACGCCTCCATGCTCCTCTTTCGCCCCCGATGCGGCATCCTCACTTTCTTCCTCGGATTTGGTTACCTCATTGGCTG CCACGTTTATTACATGAGCGGCGATGCATGGAAGGAAGGTGGCATCGATGCCACTG GGGCCTTGATGGTTTTGACGCTCAAGGTTATATCCTGCGCGGTTAATTACAACGATGGTTTGTTGAAAGAGGAAGGCTTGCGCGAGGCTCAGAAGAAATACCGTTTGGTGAAGTTGCCTTCGCTTCTTGAGTACATTGGTTATTGTCTCTGCTGTGGCAGTCACTTTGCTGGTCCGGTTTACGaaatgaaggattatcttgattggacagaagaaaaaggg ATTTGGAGCCCTGAAGCAAAAGGGCCATCGCCATCACCTTATGGGGCAACCATCCGGGCTCTCCTCCAAGCTGGGTTTTGTATGGCCATGTATTTAAACCTCGTGCCGCATTTTCCTCTGTCCAAGTTTACTGATCCTACCTACCATGAATGGTGTTTCTGGAAAAAATTAAGTTACCAGTATATGTCTGGCTTCACTGCACGCTGGAAGTATTATTTCATTTGGTCAATATCAGAAGCTTCTATAATTATCTCTGGCTTGGGTTTCAGTGGCTGGACTGATTCGTCCCCACCAAAACCACGATGGGACCGGGCCAAAAATGTAGATATAATAGGTGTTGAGTTTGCAAAGAGTGCAGTTACAATACCAACTGTTTGGAATATTCAAGTCAGCACCTGGCTTCGTCACT ATGTTTATGAGAGGCTTATTCAGAGTGGGAAGAAACCAGGTTTCTTTCAGCTACTTGCCACCCAGACCGTTAGTGCTGTTTGGCAT GGCCTGTACCCTGGATACATAATATTCTTTGTTCAATCAGCATTGATGATTGCTGGTTCCAGAG TCATTTATAGATGGCAGCAAGCTGTGCCTCCGACAAAGGCTCTGGCTAAGAATGTCCTTGTGATTATGAATTTTGCGTATACGCTTTTGGTTCTAAATTACTCCTGCGTTGGTTTCATG gtGTTAAGTCTGAATGAAACTCTTGCCTCATATGGAAGTGTGTATTACGTTGGGACCATTGTTCCTGTTGTTACGATTCTTCTTGGTAAAGTAATCAAACCTGGAAGGCCTGCTAGATCCAAAGCTGAGAAGGAACAGTGA
- the LOC114177249 gene encoding BAG family molecular chaperone regulator 1-like, with the protein MFSSSRRGDIVGHCNTDMSEWELRPGGMVVQKRNSDANQNFTSKSTIKVRVKYGSSYHQIQISSHASFGELKKMLTEPTGLHVQDQKLIYKNKERDSKSYLDVERVKDGSKLVLLVDIESRERRILEKLRIIKKEKTSKSLTEIKLEVDKLCKKVAALEADASRGGIITELDVETLTENLMRTLIALDEIYGDGELKLQRREQVGRVQKHIETLDMLRMTRQKSITLKRDENMKKVQYGDEFEKKRQGNPKQQQPMQHSDSVVVTTKWETFD; encoded by the exons ATGTTTTCTAGCAGCAGAAGAGGTGACATTGTTGGTCATTGCAACACAGACATGTCTGAGTGGGAATTAAGACCAGGAGGCATGGTGGTCCAGAAACGCAACTCAGATGCGAATCAAAATTTCACATCTAAATCCACTATCAAAGTCAGAGTGAAATATGGATCATCCTATCACCAAATTCAAATCAGTTCTCATGCAAGCTTTG gagaattgaagaaaatgttaaCAGAACCTACTGGACTGCATGTTCAGGATCAGAAGTTGATTTACAAGAACAAGGAGAGAGATTCAAAGTCATATCTTGATGTTGAGAGAGTAAAAGATGGGTCAAAATTGGTGCTTCTTGTGGACATTGAGAGCAGAGAAAGAAGGATACTTGAGAAGTTAAGAAttataaagaaggaaaaaactTCAAAATCTTTGACAGAAATAAAGTTGGAGGTTGACAAACTATGCAAGAAG GTTGCAGCTTTGGAGGCTGATGCTTCCAGAGGTGGGATTATAACAGAGTTAGATGTGGAGACTTTGACTGAAAATTTGATGAGAACATTGATTGCATTGGATGAAATTTATGGTGATGGTGAACTCAAACTGCAGAGAAGAGAACAG gttGGGAGAGTTCAGAAACACATTGAGACTCTAGATATGCTGAGGATGACAAGGCAAAAATCAATCACCCTTAAAAGAGATGAAAACATGAAGAAGGTGCAATATGGTGATGAGTTTGAAAAGAAGAGACAGGGAAATCCTAAGCAGCAGCAACCAATGCAACATTCTGACTCTGTTGTGGTGACGACAAAATGGGAAACTTTTGATTAA